The Chryseobacterium wanjuense genome includes a window with the following:
- a CDS encoding type II toxin-antitoxin system RelE/ParE family toxin, whose protein sequence is MKYKISKEASNDLEKIWLYTFEIWSKEQADHYFDLLMDEIEYLSENPKSGKDYSEIRKGYFRSRVKSHFIFYKINIKNEEIEIIRILHQQMDISSRLDE, encoded by the coding sequence ATGAAATACAAAATCAGCAAAGAAGCATCAAATGATTTAGAAAAAATTTGGCTCTATACTTTTGAAATCTGGTCAAAAGAACAAGCAGACCATTATTTTGACTTACTTATGGATGAAATTGAATATTTATCTGAAAATCCTAAATCCGGAAAAGACTATAGTGAAATTAGAAAAGGATATTTCCGTTCAAGAGTAAAATCACATTTCATCTTTTACAAAATCAATATCAAAAATGAGGAAATTGAAATCATCAGAATTCTTCATCAGCAAATGGATATTTCATCGAGATTGGATGAATAA
- a CDS encoding SMI1/KNR4 family protein, which produces MINEEIIQRIEINIQNFKDNFKNDYKLLSVASPKSIENFESKFAVKIPDDFKWFLLNISNGIVNTEQYGFNLIDRIDFSDYYYLPDEFNPSLPFKLNDDFDFETDEYDDFINGTIHLAGYGCGCYSFIVVNGEEYGNVWIDNYASNSEVSPIKSELKNRLNFHEWLDEKINSMISQKNEKENFRQKQLQEEKKQVHQHYEKLKSDFNGKASNVRLSIFEKIKQIFK; this is translated from the coding sequence ATGATTAACGAGGAAATAATTCAACGAATTGAAATAAACATACAAAATTTTAAAGATAACTTTAAAAATGATTATAAATTATTGTCTGTAGCCAGTCCAAAATCGATAGAAAATTTTGAAAGCAAATTTGCCGTTAAAATTCCTGATGATTTTAAATGGTTCCTGTTAAATATTTCCAATGGAATTGTGAATACTGAGCAATATGGCTTTAATTTAATTGATAGAATAGATTTTTCAGATTACTATTATTTGCCCGATGAATTCAACCCTTCATTACCTTTTAAATTAAATGATGATTTTGACTTTGAAACTGATGAATATGATGATTTTATCAATGGAACCATTCATTTAGCAGGATATGGCTGTGGTTGTTATTCATTTATAGTTGTAAATGGCGAGGAATATGGAAATGTCTGGATTGATAATTATGCTTCTAACTCTGAGGTGAGTCCTATAAAAAGTGAACTAAAAAACAGGCTCAATTTTCACGAATGGTTAGACGAAAAAATAAATTCCATGATTTCTCAAAAAAATGAAAAAGAAAATTTTAGACAGAAACAGCTTCAGGAAGAAAAAAAGCAAGTACATCAGCACTATGAAAAATTGAAATCAGACTTTAATGGTAAAGCTTCAAATGTTCGCTTATCCATTTTTGAAAAAATTAAACAAATTTTTAAATAA
- the abc-f gene encoding ribosomal protection-like ABC-F family protein produces MLFLQNISFGFPAGNLLFNSINLTIQTHTKSALVGSNGMGKSTLLKIIANEIEPLEGNIHIQGDIFYVPQMFGNFNDLTVAECLKIDKKLEALQKITSGEVDEVYFETLNDDWDIEERCQNALQYWKLENLKLNQKLESLSGGQKTKVFLAGIQINQPEIILLDEPTNHLDLEGRNLLYDFIEKTSSTVVIVSHDRTLLNLVDTIFELSNQGISIYGGNYDFYAEQKEIENEALQNDIHSKERALKKAKEKERETLERKQKLDARGKGKQEKSGVARIMMNTLRNNAEKNSSKLKSIHAEKINDISGDLRDLRSSVRNSDQMKVNFNDSNLHSGKILISAEEINFKYNEKNLWKENLNLEIRSGDRISIKGSNGSGKTTLIKLLLGDLQPSVGMISKSDFQMIYIDQEYSLIDKNATVYDFAQQFNDNAMQESEVKTLLSRFLFGKETWDKKCGVLSGGERLRLLLCGLSISNKAPDMIILDEPTNNLDLQNVEILTNSIKDYHGTLVVISHDGVFLEEIGVSGEVSLD; encoded by the coding sequence ATGCTTTTTCTACAAAATATATCCTTTGGGTTTCCGGCGGGAAATCTGCTATTTAATTCTATCAACTTAACGATACAAACGCATACGAAATCGGCTTTGGTCGGAAGCAACGGCATGGGAAAATCTACCCTGCTGAAAATCATTGCGAATGAAATTGAACCTTTGGAAGGAAACATCCATATTCAGGGTGACATTTTCTATGTTCCGCAGATGTTTGGGAATTTTAATGATTTGACGGTTGCGGAATGTTTAAAAATCGATAAAAAACTGGAAGCTCTTCAAAAAATTACGAGTGGGGAAGTGGATGAAGTCTATTTTGAAACACTGAATGACGATTGGGATATCGAAGAACGCTGCCAAAATGCTTTGCAATACTGGAAATTAGAAAACTTAAAATTAAACCAAAAGCTGGAAAGTCTGAGTGGCGGACAAAAAACAAAGGTCTTTCTTGCGGGAATTCAAATCAACCAACCTGAAATCATTTTGCTGGATGAGCCAACGAATCACCTAGATTTGGAAGGGCGGAATCTGTTGTATGATTTTATTGAAAAAACAAGCTCAACGGTTGTGATTGTCAGTCATGACCGGACTTTGCTGAATTTAGTTGATACCATTTTTGAACTGAGCAATCAGGGAATTTCGATCTATGGCGGAAATTATGATTTTTATGCCGAACAAAAAGAAATTGAAAATGAAGCCTTGCAAAACGATATTCATTCCAAAGAAAGGGCATTGAAAAAGGCAAAAGAAAAGGAACGCGAAACCTTGGAACGAAAGCAAAAACTCGATGCACGAGGAAAAGGAAAGCAGGAGAAATCGGGTGTGGCGAGAATTATGATGAATACGCTGCGAAATAATGCAGAGAAAAATTCTTCAAAATTAAAATCCATTCATGCCGAGAAAATTAATGATATTTCGGGTGACTTGCGGGACTTGCGTTCGTCGGTGAGAAATTCGGATCAGATGAAGGTTAATTTTAATGATTCGAATCTGCATTCGGGGAAAATTTTGATTTCAGCGGAGGAAATTAATTTTAAATATAATGAAAAAAATCTTTGGAAAGAAAACCTCAATCTTGAAATCCGAAGCGGTGACAGGATTTCCATCAAAGGTTCGAACGGTTCGGGGAAAACGACGTTGATAAAGCTCTTGTTGGGAGATTTACAACCTTCTGTCGGGATGATTTCAAAGTCGGATTTTCAGATGATTTATATTGATCAGGAGTATTCTTTGATTGATAAAAATGCGACGGTGTATGATTTTGCCCAACAGTTCAATGACAATGCGATGCAGGAATCGGAAGTGAAAACCTTACTGTCAAGATTTTTATTCGGAAAGGAAACCTGGGACAAAAAATGCGGTGTTCTGAGCGGCGGAGAACGTCTGCGACTCCTTCTGTGCGGACTTTCCATCAGTAATAAAGCTCCCGATATGATTATTCTCGATGAACCGACGAATAATTTAGACCTTCAAAACGTGGAAATTTTGACGAATTCTATTAAGGATTATCATGGAACTTTGGTGGTGATTTCGCATGATGGGGTGTTTTTGGAGGAGATTGGGGTGAGTGGTGAAGTCTCTTTGGATTAA
- the hpt gene encoding hypoxanthine phosphoribosyltransferase, with product MESIKVHDKTFVPYLQDAEIQEIVKETALKIYEDYKDEVPVFIGVLNGVIMFFSDLLKHYPGNCEIAFIQMSSYAGTESTGIVYQKMELTKDVKDRHIILVEDIVDTGNTVESLFKYFNETQRPKSVKIASFLLKPEVYKKDFKLDYIGKEIPNKFVLGYGLDYDELGRNLPNLYQLAEGQINH from the coding sequence ATGGAAAGTATTAAAGTTCACGACAAAACTTTCGTTCCTTATTTGCAGGATGCCGAAATTCAGGAGATCGTAAAGGAAACGGCTTTAAAAATTTATGAAGATTACAAGGATGAAGTTCCTGTTTTCATTGGGGTTTTGAATGGAGTGATCATGTTCTTCTCAGACCTTTTGAAACATTATCCGGGAAATTGCGAGATCGCTTTTATCCAGATGAGTTCTTATGCGGGAACTGAATCTACGGGGATTGTTTACCAGAAAATGGAACTTACGAAAGACGTAAAAGACCGTCACATCATCTTGGTAGAAGATATTGTGGATACGGGAAATACGGTTGAAAGTCTTTTCAAATATTTTAATGAAACGCAGCGTCCGAAGTCTGTAAAAATCGCTTCTTTTTTACTGAAACCGGAGGTGTATAAGAAAGATTTCAAGCTGGATTATATCGGAAAGGAAATTCCAAATAAATTTGTTCTTGGATACGGACTGGATTATGATGAATTGGGAAGAAATTTACCGAATCTGTATCAGCTAGCAGAAGGACAAATCAATCATTAA